A genome region from Diorhabda carinulata isolate Delta chromosome 2, icDioCari1.1, whole genome shotgun sequence includes the following:
- the LOC130903517 gene encoding uncharacterized protein LOC130903517: MEEIAVKVIPNRPKKKQQKIDFRFLSSAMGGFTLIMLLGFTEIPLGIEEKFLNSSPVLMTKVFASFIFGFLTEIIGRKYTLITLHFILVFSSGIREFCILSLLDVAKYSREIALCGALTILPVYFGEISDKKYRGMLIALVYSFYELGFHSFQWLAIFCPIVTAMSIAHYGTMISSMVMSVIFATTGRETLTYYLLREKFDLLKLTLENLKNLNVNTDPELGDLMRKMKKSGNGNDIILLLPKSREWTKGILILLSLILFNFCSGSYIILNISHDYYSLPTDPIIPIGKTILAFLCPLLVDGIGRIKCLMYSFSLMLLNLSLISIMTLYKIDYFGPNAAIMLECSFLIACNTGMVPLQLVFQGELFPMKMKMVLAATTTAIFFFLKCLSVDIEYNLFSLTMSVISCVVALITVKFYYVETRRRSLNEIQSILNKI, encoded by the exons atggaagaaatAGCTGTAAAAGTAATACCAAACCGTCCGaagaagaaacaacaaaaaattgatttccgATTCTTAAGTTCAGCAATGGGAG GTTTTACTCTCATAATGCTGTTGGGATTTACAGAAATTCCGCTTGGCATTGAAGAAAAATTCCTGAATTCTTCTCCAGTACTTATGACTAAAGTGTTTGCATCGTTTATTTTTGGTTTCCTTACAGAGATAATAGGAAGGAAGTATACCTTGATaacattacattttatattggttttttCTTCTGGAATAAGAGAATTTTGCATTTTATCACTTCTGGATGTGGCTAAATATTCCAGAGAGATTGCTTTGTGTGGAGCTTTGACTATCTTACCGGTATATTTTGGGGAAATATCCGACAAAAAGTATAGAGGAATGCTAATTGCATTGGTATACTCTTTTTATGAACTGGgatttcattcatttcaatgGTTGGCGATATTTTGCCCAATTGTGACTGCTATGTCCATTGCACACTACGGAACGATGATATCGAGTATGGTAATGAGTGTAATTTTTGCTACAACTGGACGTGAAACACTCACTTATTACTTATTACGTGAAAAATTTGATCTCTTGAAATTAACTCttgaaaatctgaaaaatttaaatgtgaATACAGATCCGGAACTTGGTGATTTAAtgaggaaaatgaaaaaatctggTAATGGCAACGATATAATATTGCTTCTTCCAAAATCTAGAGAATGGACCAAGGGGATTTTGATACTATTGAGCTTGATTCTTTTCAATTTCTGCTCAGGATCATATATTATCCTCAATATCAGCCATGACTATTATTCACTACCAACGGATCCAATTATTCCAATTG GAAAGACAATACTAGCCTTTTTATGTCCTCTATTGGTGGATGGAATTGGAAGAATAAAATGCTTAATGTATTCTTTCAGTTTAATGCTACTGAATCTTTCACTAATATCCATTATGACTCTTTATAAGATTGACTATTTTGGACCGAATGCTGCAATAATGTTGGAGTGTTCTTTTTTAATCGCATGCAACACAGGAATGGTTCCCTTACAATTGGTATTTCAAGGTGAATTGTTtccaatgaaaatgaaaatggtCTTAGCGGCTACTACTACAgcaatcttcttttttttgaaatgcttgTCGGTTGATATTGAATATAACCTATTCAGTCTAACAATGAGTGTCATAAGTTGTGTTGTTGCTCTTATTactgtgaaattttattatgtcGAAACTCGGAGAAGAAGTTTGAATGAAATACAATCTATTCTTAACAAAATTTGA